One stretch of Gopherus flavomarginatus isolate rGopFla2 chromosome 2, rGopFla2.mat.asm, whole genome shotgun sequence DNA includes these proteins:
- the THNSL1 gene encoding threonine synthase-like 1 codes for MFHVVWYHCLKLTQNVGSSVHRKLIFPRTLAFAQLWKSWLSTLSLAGDQNIVLMGPPGAGKTTVGRIVGHKLGCHVIDVDDDILETTWNMSVTEKLQDVGSRQFIEEEGKALLKFSASGSVISLSGSNPMHAASMQHVKKNGIVVYLDVPTRDIIDRLELMKVDRIVGQDSGISVRDILQFRKQFYKKWFDIRVRCEGGLPAEAVADKVLDAVKRYQDSESETFISTRHIRSEMCEQKYFTEAVVEGLASDGGLFVPEKGLPTFSAGEWQSLVEATYIERAQIILERFIHPADIPAFKLGEIVEIAYGENFTCSKIAPLRYLTGNQFLLELFHGPTASFKDLALQLMPHLFAYCIPKRCNYLVLVATSGDTGSAVLDGFSRLSDTDKQRIAVVTFFPEDGVSQIQKSQMISCQRENGWSVGVKSDFDFCQTAIKEIFTNSDYSGFLTVEYGTALSAANSINWARLLPQVIYHASAYLDLVHQDIITFGSPIDVCIPTGNFGNILAALYAKRMGIPIRKCICASNENNVLTDFIRTGLYDLRGRRLMQTSSPAIDILKSSNLERHLHLIASGDGQLVTQLFSELEKQCHFQLQKDLLEKLQQDLVAGWCSEEDCLAAIHSVYSTTGYILDTHTAVAKVVADRLQDRTCPVIISSTAHYSKFAPAILRALRIAEIKQNPLSQLHLLSSYSPLPPVHRGLLETLKENEKQKHQICAADVNVMMAHIETVIQNQFMKVF; via the coding sequence ATGTTTCATGTTGTTTGGTATCACTGTCTAAAATTAACCCAGAACGTTGGTTCTAGTGTACATCGAAAGTTGATTTTTCCAAGAACTCTTGCATTTGCACAACTGTGGAAGTCATGGCTCTCAACTCTCTCTCTTGCTGGAGACCAGAATATTGTCCTGATGGgacctcctggagctgggaaaacAACAGTTGGGAGAATAGTAGGTCACAAACTTGGCTGTCATGTCATAGATGTGGATGATGATATCCTTGAAACAACCTGGAATATGAGCGTGACAGAAAAATTGCAGGATGTTGGTAGTCGGCAATTTATAGAAGAGGAAGGAAAAGCCCTGTTAAAGTTTTCAGCATCTGGAAGTGTAATTTCCCTTTCTGGGTCCAATCCAATGCATGCTGCCAGCATGCAGCACGTGAAGAAAAATGGGATTGTTGTGTATCTGGATGTACCCACAAGAGACATAATAGATAGGCTGGAATTAATGAAAGTGGATCGTATTGTGGGGCAGGATTCTGGAATTTCTGTGAGAGACATACTTCAGTTTAGGAAGCAATTCTATAAAAAATGGTTTGATATCCGTGTTCGTTGTGAAGGTGGACTTCCAGCAGAGGCTGTAGCAGATAAAGTACTTGATGCAGTTAAGAGATATCAAGACTCAGAATCAGAAACTTTTATTTCAACCAGACATATAAGGTCTGAAATGTGTGAGCAAAAATATTTCACGGAAGCTGTTGTTGAGGGCCTAGCATCTGATGGTGGACTCTTTGTTCCTGAGAAGGGGCTCCCAACATTCTCTGCTGGAGAATGGCAGAGCTTAGTAGAAGCAACGTACATTGAAAGAGCTCAGATTATATTGGAAAGATTCATACATCCTGCTGATATACCTGCTTTCAAGCTGGGAGAAATTGTTGAGATTGCTTATGGAGAAAACTTTACTTGTTCTAAAATTGCACCTCTTAGGTATCTGACAGGCAACCAGTTTCTCCTTGAGTTGTTTCATGGACCAACAGCCTCATTTAAGGATTTGGCACTACAGTTGATGCCTCATCTGTTTGCATACTGTATTCCCAAAAGATGCAATTATTTGGTCCTAGTAGCTACTTCTGGAGACACAGGGAGTGCTGTCCTAGATGGTTTTAGTCGTCTTAGTGATACTGACAAGCAAAGAATTGCTGTAGTCACTTTCTTTCCTGAGGATGGAGTAAGCCAGATTCAAAAATCACAAATGATTAGCTGCCAAAGAGAAAATGGGTGGTCAGTGGGTGTCAAATCTGATTTTGATTTTTGCCAGACAGCTATAAAAGAAATATTTACCAATTCTGATTATTCTGGCTTTCTTACTGTAGAATATGGAACAGCTTTAAGTGCAGCGAATTCTATAAACTGGGCTCGACTACTTCCCCAAGTTATTTATCATGCCTCTGCTTACCTTGACCTTGTTCATCAAGATATTATTACTTTTGGAAGCCCAATAGATGTGTGTATTCCTACAGGAAACTTTGGCAACATATTAGCTGCATTATATGCAAAAAGGATGGGAATCCCTATCAGAAAATGTATTTGTGCATCCAATGAAAATAATGTTTTGACCGATTTCATAAGAACAGGCCTTTATGATTTAAGGGGAAGAAGATTAATGCAGACTTCATCACCAGCAATAGATATTTTGAAGTCTTCCAACCTTGAACGACATTTGCACCTGATTGCTAGTGGTGATGGACAGCTGGTGACACAATTATTTAGTGAGCTGGAAAAGCAATGTCACTTTCAGTTGCAGAAAGATCTGCTTGAGAAGCTTCAGCAAGACTTGGTGGCTGGGTGGTGCTCTGAGGAGGACTGCCTAGCTGCTATCCACTCTGTATACAGTACTACAGGGTATATTTTGGACACACACACGGCTGTTGCTAAAGTAGTTGCAGATCGATTACAGGATAGAACATGCCCAGTTATCATTTCATCTACAGCTCATTATTCCAAGTTTGCACCTGCTATCTTGCGGGCTTTGAGGATTGCAGAAATAAAACAGAATCCATTAAGTCAACTTCACTTACTGAGCTCTTACAGTCCTTTGCCTCCAGTCCATAGGGGCCTATTAGAAACACTGAAAGAGAATGAGAAGCAGAAACATCAGATCTGTGCTGCTGATGTGAATGTCATGATGGCACATATAGAAACTGTAATACAAAATCAGTTTATGAAAGTTTTCTAA